The sequence CCAGTTGGCGCGCGGGCCCTTGAGCTCGTGGTTGTTGACTAGGAGGGTGGCGCCGCGAGGGCCGTCGAAGGTGGAGGTGCCGTCGTGGTTGGAGGGGGTGAACTCGCCCGACTCCAGCTTGGTCCTGCCGCTGTAGGTGATGATCCGGTACTTGAAGCCGGCGGGGAGCGCGAGGATGCCGTCCGGGTCGGGGATCAGCGGGCCGTAGCCGACGCCGCGGTGGCCGTGCGCCGACTCGCCGTCCACGGTCTCGATGTCGTCCGTGGCGGCGAGGGCGTTCGGGGCGGTGGCGAGGGCGCCGACGCTGCCCGCCAGTGCGACCCCGGCACCGGTGATCGCGGATTTCCTGGCGAAGTCCCTGCGGGTGAGCGACATGGTGTCTCCTGTGACGGTGGGCGTGCCGTGGAGGGTGGCGGACCTCGTTGCGGCGCTCACGCTCCCGCCACCTTCTGAACGGGAGTTGAACACCCGGCTGCTTCAGAGACCCCTGTTCCATGAATCCGTATGCACAGCCCCATGGCCGCCCAAAGCGCCGGCCATGTCTTACCCGCCGTCACCTACTCCTTCGTCCCCGCCGTAACGGCGCTCAGCCCAGCCGGCGCGGTCCGGCGGGGCCCTCAACCGCCTTGCTGGGAACGCGCCTTGAACGCCGCCTTCCGCGCTTCCTTCGCCACCTTCTTGTCCGGGTGCAACCGCCCCATCGCCTCCAGCACATCCGCGGTGGCGGGATGCTCCACCCGCCAGGCGGCCGCGAAGAACCCGCGGTGCTGCTCGGCCAGGCCCTCCACCAGCGCCCGCAGCTCCTCCGAGTTGCCCTCGGCGGCCAGCTGCGCGGCGACCGTGTCGATGGTCAGCCAGAACACCAGTTCCTGGGAGGGTGCGGGCACGTCGGAGGCACCCCGCTCGCTCAGCCATACCCGGGCGAGCCCCCCCAGCTCGGGATCGTCGAGAACGTCCCGCAGCGCGGGCTCGGCCTCCGCGCCCACGAGGGACAGCGCCTGCTGGCAGCGCAGCCTGCGCAGCGGTGCACCGGCGTCGCCGCCGCGCGCCGCCGCCAACAACTCCCGGGCCGCGGCGAGCGGTTCACGGCGGGTCAGCCACTGCTCGGTCTCGGCGCGCGCGGCGGACTGCCCGAAGTGCGCGGTGCCGTCGAGCAGCGCGTCCGCGCCCTTGTCGGAGAGTTCACCGACCGCGGGCGCCTGGAACCCGGCCTCCAGCAGCCGGGCCCGCAGCCCGTACGCGCCGAGCGGGGTGAGCCGGACCATGCCGTAGCGGGAGACGTCGGTGTCGTCCACGGGGGCGGCGGGCTCCTCGCCGGCGTCCTCCATGTCCGCCATCAGCGCCTCGTCGACGGGCTGGTACGCCACGAGCCCGGCCGGCTCCAGCATCCGGAACTGGTCGTCCAGGCGCATCATCGCGTCGGAGACCTGCTCCAGGACGTCGTTGGTGGGCTGCCCCATGTCGCTGGGCACGATCATCGAGGCGGCGAGGGCGGGCAGCGGCACCGGAGCCTCGCCGGGGCCGTCCTCACCGACGGTCAGCAGATAGAGGTTGCCGAGGACGCCGTCGAGGAACTCCGCCTCGGCCTCCGGGTCCCAGTCGAGTGACGAGAAATCGACCGTGCCGCCCTCGTCCATGGTGTCGATCAGATCGTCGAGGTCGGGCACGCTCGCGTCCGCGATGACGGTCTCCAGGGCGGCGAGCCAGACGGCGAGCACGTCGTGCGGCGAGCCGCCGGTGAGCAGCGCGAGCTCCTCGCCGGCGGCCACGGTCCCGGCCTCCTCGTCGGTGATCTCCACCAGCCCGGCGTCCACGGCCACCCGCCAGGCCTCGCTCGCGTAGGCGGCGGCGTCGTCCCCGCCGAGGCCGAGCAGTTCGGCGGCGGCCGGCAGCTGCTCCTCGACCAGGCCGCCGCCGGCGTCCACGCGGGTGTCGGGCCCGGCCCAGCGGGCGAGGCGGGCGGCCCGGGAGAGCAACGGCGTGGACAGCGCGGCGCGCGCCAGCTCCGCTTCGGGGTGCAGCCGTACGGGCGGCAGGGGGGAGCTGTCTGACATCGGCTGGTTCTCCTCGGACCGTGAACGGACTCAGCCGCTCAGCCTAGACGGATTTCCACCCATGCCGCCCGGTTCATCTCTCCGTCGGTGGCCGTACATGGCCGAAACCTTGACAACTCCCGTCAGCAGGCAGGAGATTGACGCGCGTAGAAGTTGGGGGGACAACTGTTCACTCTGCTCTACGCGTGTCACAGAGGGCTACGTCCCCTGCACGCTCCCGTTCCATCCTCGTCCCGGCGCTCACGCATGTCCCCGGAGGGAACCCTTGCCGAGCAGGTCTTCCGCGCGCCTCGCCGCGCTCACCGTCGCCGCCGTCTGCAGCGCGACGTCCGCAGTCGTCCTCACCTCGCCGGCCCACGCCGACTCGGTGCGCATCCACGACGTCCAGGGAACGACCCGAATATCGCCGTACGCGGGCCAGAAGGTCACGGACGTCCCCGGCGTCGTCACGGCCACGCGCACCTACGGGTCCTCCAGGGGTTTCTGGATCCAGGACCCGACGCCGGACGACGACCCGGCCACCAGTGAGGGCGTGTTCGTCTTCACCAGCTCCACGCCGAAGGTCGCGGTCGGCGACTCGGTCACGGTGACCGGCACGGTCTCCGAGTACGTCCCGGGCGGTACCTCCTCCGGCAACCAGTCGGTGACGGAGATCACCAAGCCGACGGTCACCACCGTCTCCACCGGCAACGCGCTCCCGGCGCCGGTCGTGATCGGCAAGGACTCCGTGCCGGACGAGTACGCCCCCAGCGGCGACACGGCCGCGAACGGCTCGATCAACGGCCTGTCCCTGGACCCGTCGAGGTACGCCCTGGACTACTACGAGTCCCTGGAGGGCATGAACGTCCAGGTCGCCGACGCCCGCGTGGTCACCGGCACCGACCCGTACAGCGAGCTGTGGGTCACGGTGAAGCCGCGCGAGCACCGCACCCACCGGGGCGGCACGCTCTACGGCTCCTACGACTCCCAGAACACCGGCCGGCTGCAGGTCCAGTCGCTGGGCGCGACCGCCGACTTCCCGAAGGCGAACGTCGGCGACACCCTGGAGGGCGCCACGACGGGCCCGCTGGACTTCAACCAGTTCGGCGGCTACGCCCTGGTCGCGAGCAAGCTCGGCACGCTGAAGAGCGGCGGTCTGCAGCGGGAGACCACGCAGAAGCAGGCGCGCGGCGAGCTGGCGGTGGCGACGTACAACGTCGAGAACCTCGACCCGTCGGACGCCACCTTCGACCAGCACGCCGCCGCGATCGTGAACAACCTGCAGTCGCCGGACATCGTGTCCCTGGAGGAGATCCAGGACAACAACGGTGCGAAGGACGACGGCACGGTCGACGCGAGCCAGACCGTGAACAAGCTGATCGACGCGATCGTCGCGGCGGGCGGCCCGAAGTACGACTGGCGCTCGATCAACCCGGTCAACGACCAGGACGGCGGCGAGCCGGGCGGCAACATCCGCCAGGTGTTCCTGTTCAACCCCGAGCGGGTGTCCTTCGTGGACCGTCCGGGCGGCGACTCCACCACCGCCGTCGGTGTCACCAAGGTGAACGGCAAGGCGCAGCTGACCGTCTCGCCGGGCCGGATCGACCCGGCGAACGAGGCCTGGAAGAACAGCCGCAAGCCGCTGGCCGGCGAGTTCGTCTTCCGCGGCCGGACCGTCTTCGTGATCGCCAATCACCTCAACTCCAAGGGCGGCGACCAGGGTCTGACCTCGCAGTACCAGCCGCCGGTGCGCGGCTCGGAGGTCCAGCGCCACGCGCAGGCGACCGAGGTGAACGCGTTCGTCAAGGACATCCTGTCCGTGCAGAAGAACGCGGACGTCATCGCGCTCGGCGACATGAACGACTTCGAGTTCTCCGGGACCGCGAAGATCCTCGAAGGCGACGGCGAGCTGTGGTCGGCGATCAAGTCGCTGCCGAAGAGCGAGCGCTACACCTACGACTACCAGGGCAACGAGCAGGTTCTGGACCAGATCCTGATCAGCCCGGCGATCCGGCGCGGCTGCGACTTCGAGTACGACAGCGTGCACGTCAACTCGGAGTTCAACGACCAGATCAGCGACCACGACCCGCAGGTGCTGCGGTTCCGTCCGTAACTCCCGCTCAGGACTGGCTGAACACGCCGTTCAGCCAGTCCTGCCAGGCGCTCTCGTTCGCCTCGGCGTCGGCGTCCGGCGCGAAGTCGTGGACGCTGATGCCGACCGGGACGCCCCAGTGGCCGCGTCCGAAGAAGCGGATGAGGGCGTTGTCGGTGCGCAGCCCGATGAAGTACGGGTTGCGGTAGTCGAGCACGGCGTCCAGGGTCCGCCCGCCGGGGCCCTGGACGATGACCTTCGTACCCGCGGCCGCGTCGTCCGCGAGGCCGAGGGCGTGACCGACGGCGGCGAGGGCCCGCGGGGTCTGCGAGGCCACGGGCCCCTGCAGCTGGGCGAAGGTGACCGGGCGGGGCGCGAAGTGCGTGAGGTACTCGCACAGGGTGTGCAGATAGAAGTTGGTGTGCTTGCTCGCGCCGTCGTACTGGTTGTTCCAGTCGTCGGTGAAGATGCCGCTGTGCACATAGCGCACCCAGGCGCGGCGGCCCTCGTCGCGCGGCTCGATGGTGTAGTCGAGCTGGTTGACGGACTGGACCGGGAAGCCGACGTCCTCGCTGCGGTTGGTGTAGCGGTGGGGCGGGTCCCAGGCGGTGACGGTGGATCCGAAGGGTCCGCTGCCACCCACCCGGGGCTCGGGCGGGTCCATCGGCCACAGGTATCCACCGGTTCCGGTGGTGACGGCCTCCCAGACCTTCTCGGGCGGGACGTCGACCTCGAACTCGCGGACGATCTCGAATTCCTTGGACATGGCGGGGCTCTCCTGCTCGAAAAGGCTTACTGGGGGTCGAGTTCGGGCTGGTCCTTGACCGTGGGATGGAGGGCCACGACGATCCGGTGGTCGCGGCCGCCCTCGGCGTCGGGGGCGTCGTACTTGCGGATCAGGGCGCTCACGCCCGCCGTCAGCTCCTGCACGAAGGCCGCGCGGTCGGCGGCGGAGGCGAAGCGGAGCTCGCCGTCCAGGGCGTAGGTCGCCAGCCGTTTGCGGGCCCTGTCGGCGCCGGTGATCAGCGCGCCGACGTCCCGCACCAGACGGGCGCCGAGCGCGAGCAGCCAGCGCGCGGAGAGCTGGTCACGGAAGCGGTCCGGATCCGGCTGCACGGGGGCGAGCGCGGCCGGCGAGATGACGTACGACGCGGCGGTCGCGCGCATCAGCCGCTCGGTGACGTTGCCCTTGCGGCGCTCCCCGGCCAGCTCCACCAGGCCGTGCCGCTCCAGCGCCTTGAGGTGGTAGTTCACCTTCTGCCGGGGCAGTCCGACCTGGCCGGCCAGCATGGCGGCGGAGGCCGGCCCGGCGGCCAGCTCTGCGAGCAGCCGGGCTCGTATCGGGTCGAGCGACACGGCTGCGGCCTCGGGGTCCTCGATCACGGTCACGTCCAGCATGCGCCCACCCTCCCACCGAAAACTTTTTTTGTCCAGGCGGATCAAGTTGTCGGTGGGAGGGTGGCGTGAAGCCCCTGGCCTCCGGGGGGACCGGGTGAGGTCAGTGGTGCCGGCGGCGCAGCACGCCCACCGTGGCGAGGGCGGCGCCCGCCGCGCCCGCGACCATCAGGGGGCGCGGGTGCCGGAGTACGGCCTGGGTGGCGCTCGAGCGCAGCTGTACGGTCGCCGCGCCGGCCTTGTCCCTGAGGTCGGCGGCGCGGGTCAGCGCCCGGCCCTTCACATCGGCCCTGCCGAGCCGGCTCCTGGCCTGCTCGATCTGGTGCCGCAGCTCGTCGGGGCCCTTGGCGCCCGAGCCGTGCGGGTTCCTGTGCGTCATCGCTGTGCCCTTTCCCTGATCGCGTCCGGCCGGACGCGTCCGATCGCGGTGTGGAGCCTCCTCTCGGCATGGAATCCGGGTACCCCGGCCGGGACCGTCAGTCCCGCTCCGCTCCCCCGGCGCCGCGTTCGCCGAGGCGGGCGAGTTGGGTCTGGAACCAGTCGAGGCGCGCCTGCAACAGGGCGGCCTCGGCGACGAGTTCTGGTACGCCGGGCTCCCCTTCGGCCGGCAAGTCGGCGGGCGGGACCGCCGCGGGGCCGCCGCCCGCGACCACCCGCAGCCCCTCACCGGCCAGCCGGGCGAATCCGGCGAGCGAGACGGAGGCACGACCGCGCACACAGGGCGCGCAGGCGGGCGCGAGGGCCCGCCAGCCGGGCCTGCCCCAGCCCGCGTCGGCGAGCGCGCCCGCGGTGGCGCCGCAGTCGCACGGACCGGGGGCCGCCGTGCGCACGCGCTGCCGGGCGTAGCGGAAACCGCGCTCGAAGCGGATGTAGGCACCGAGTACGGAGACTTCCAGCAAGGCCGCGGCCCGGTGCTCCGCGGTGCACAGCAGAGCCTCGGCGGCCGTGCGGTCGTGCACGCAGTGGAAGCCGCAGTCGCACAGGCGCGCGGGCGGGCGGTGCCTGCGCCCGTAGACGCAGGAGGCGTCGTCGAGCACGCCGTACGGCAGCGCGCCGCCCAGTGACACACCGGTGAACCCGGCCCGGGTGCCGTCCTGGGACAGCACCGGGTGGGCGATCTTGTAACCGGTCGGCGGCTCCGTCGGGCGTTCCACCGGGAGCCGCAGCCTCATCGGGCCGCCGGTACCTCTTCGCGGGCCGGCTCGGCCGGGGCGGTGAGGGTGATCTCCTCGGGGAGTCGCGGCTCCTCCTCGTGGGCGAGCGGCCGCTCCTCGGCGACTCCGATGGCCAGTGCCTTGCCGAGCTTCATGGTGCCTCCCATGACCGACGACGATGACCGTCCCGGCCCATAGTGACCCATGAAGGGCCGAGTTGGACACAGGGACTTCGGCCGCCTCGCCCAACCCATCAGCAATACTTAGCAATATCTCGTAGAAGAATTAAGTAGTGCTTCAGTGTTGTGCTGCCGAGACTACTCTCATGACGAACCGACGCAAGCCCTTCGGACGCACCCTGTGCGCGATGATCACCCCGTTCACCGAGACGGGCACGCTCGACCTGGAAGGTGCTCGGCAGCTGGCCGGCCACTTGGTGGCGCGGGGCTGCGACGGGCTGGTCCTGAACGGCACCACGGGCGAATCGCCGACCACCTCCGACGCGGAGAAGGCGGAGCTGATCGCGGCCGTCCGGGAGGCGGTCGGCGAGGGCGTCGCGCTGGTGGCGGGCGTGGGCACCGCCGACACGCGGCACACCGTCGAGGCCGCCCTCGCGGCCGAGAAGGCGGGCGCCGACGGTGTGCTGGTGGTGACGCCGTACTACAGCAGGCCGCCGCAGGAGGCGGTGGAGGCGCACTTCCGTCAGGTCGCCGACGCCGCCGGTCTGCCGGTGATGCTCTACGACATCCCGGGCCGCACCGGCACCCGGATCGAGCCCGAGACGATGATCCGCCTCGCGGAACACCCGCGGATCGTGGCGGTCAAGGACTGCTCCTACGATTTCCTCGGTACCCAGAAGGTGCTGGCACGCACGGACCTGGCGTACTACGCGGGCTGTGACGAGCACATCCTCGCGCTGTACGCGGTGGGCGCGGCCGGGTGCGTGAGCACGGTCGCCAACGCCGTGCCGGGCCATGTCGCCGCGATCCTCGACGCGTTCGACGCGGGCGAGACGGCCCGCGCGGCCGAACTGCAGCTGCGGGCCATGCCGTTCATC is a genomic window of Streptomyces griseochromogenes containing:
- a CDS encoding endonuclease/exonuclease/phosphatase family protein, whose amino-acid sequence is MPSRSSARLAALTVAAVCSATSAVVLTSPAHADSVRIHDVQGTTRISPYAGQKVTDVPGVVTATRTYGSSRGFWIQDPTPDDDPATSEGVFVFTSSTPKVAVGDSVTVTGTVSEYVPGGTSSGNQSVTEITKPTVTTVSTGNALPAPVVIGKDSVPDEYAPSGDTAANGSINGLSLDPSRYALDYYESLEGMNVQVADARVVTGTDPYSELWVTVKPREHRTHRGGTLYGSYDSQNTGRLQVQSLGATADFPKANVGDTLEGATTGPLDFNQFGGYALVASKLGTLKSGGLQRETTQKQARGELAVATYNVENLDPSDATFDQHAAAIVNNLQSPDIVSLEEIQDNNGAKDDGTVDASQTVNKLIDAIVAAGGPKYDWRSINPVNDQDGGEPGGNIRQVFLFNPERVSFVDRPGGDSTTAVGVTKVNGKAQLTVSPGRIDPANEAWKNSRKPLAGEFVFRGRTVFVIANHLNSKGGDQGLTSQYQPPVRGSEVQRHAQATEVNAFVKDILSVQKNADVIALGDMNDFEFSGTAKILEGDGELWSAIKSLPKSERYTYDYQGNEQVLDQILISPAIRRGCDFEYDSVHVNSEFNDQISDHDPQVLRFRP
- a CDS encoding SRPBCC family protein, giving the protein MSKEFEIVREFEVDVPPEKVWEAVTTGTGGYLWPMDPPEPRVGGSGPFGSTVTAWDPPHRYTNRSEDVGFPVQSVNQLDYTIEPRDEGRRAWVRYVHSGIFTDDWNNQYDGASKHTNFYLHTLCEYLTHFAPRPVTFAQLQGPVASQTPRALAAVGHALGLADDAAAGTKVIVQGPGGRTLDAVLDYRNPYFIGLRTDNALIRFFGRGHWGVPVGISVHDFAPDADAEANESAWQDWLNGVFSQS
- a CDS encoding ArsR/SmtB family transcription factor is translated as MLDVTVIEDPEAAAVSLDPIRARLLAELAAGPASAAMLAGQVGLPRQKVNYHLKALERHGLVELAGERRKGNVTERLMRATAASYVISPAALAPVQPDPDRFRDQLSARWLLALGARLVRDVGALITGADRARKRLATYALDGELRFASAADRAAFVQELTAGVSALIRKYDAPDAEGGRDHRIVVALHPTVKDQPELDPQ
- the dapA gene encoding 4-hydroxy-tetrahydrodipicolinate synthase, with product MTNRRKPFGRTLCAMITPFTETGTLDLEGARQLAGHLVARGCDGLVLNGTTGESPTTSDAEKAELIAAVREAVGEGVALVAGVGTADTRHTVEAALAAEKAGADGVLVVTPYYSRPPQEAVEAHFRQVADAAGLPVMLYDIPGRTGTRIEPETMIRLAEHPRIVAVKDCSYDFLGTQKVLARTDLAYYAGCDEHILALYAVGAAGCVSTVANAVPGHVAAILDAFDAGETARAAELQLRAMPFIEAMMGAGLPGTVTVKALLPALGLPAGPVRAPLLPAGRETADGLLALHEELTAV